The genomic window GTTGCTAATACaattaaagagaaaaattttattatcCAAAAAAGTCGGCCATGTATGTATAcagaaaaagaaatttttaataaattggtGGCCATTAGAATGGAGTCCCACTTACTTGATGATTCCTATCTTTTTCTCATCCAAAATCCAAAAAAAGCAAGGGTCATTTTTAGTTGTCCAATTGAGAGGCATAAGAACATATTAGAAAAAATGATGCATGGCATCTAAGTAGGTTCTTGATAGAATATAGTAATAGTTATTTTTGATTGTCtaattagttttaaaattttgactAAATTGTTGGAGTGTAGAACTCTTATTGGGTGACTAATATATTTTGATTGAAACTCTTATTAGCTGACTAAAAAAGAGATGCATGACTGGTATATTTTGATTGTCCTTGATGAAACTTTTATTAGCTTGGTCTTGAAACTCTTACTAGTTAGTTTATATTGTATTAATTGAGTAAATTCTGGACTTTGGTTAGTCAAATGCAATATCCAAATAGTAAATTTTAAACTTTGGCTGTCTCTAAGGATCTACTGAAAACAAATCTAACTATTTGACGTAGATGTCATAGCGATCAGAAACTGACTGACTGAGATAACGAAGGAAGCTCATATGCCAGATGGGCTACACATTAAGCTAGATGTAAATAGTTCAACTTCGTATACTTCAGCTCGATATTTGGATTGGCAACCACGAAGATAGCACCTGATCTGAGGTATCATGATAGCACCGATTCCTGTAGGATTCTGACACTGTCAAGCTAGAACGGTCATAACTTTATTATCCGATGTCAGAATCCTTAAGTTGATCCTATTCCAGAAAGCTCTTTTTGTGCTCAATGAGGTTTGGTTGCTTTGCTATCACTATGAATTTTAGAGCTTAATTCCATTGTTTGATGGGCCTACAAGAGCACgcaagagtcctagtctgacataGAGTCTGtttttgatttatttcatattttattttctttcgaATTCCTTCTTTTAGTTGAATTAGAAACTTTATACTATAAATAAGGCCCTTGACCGTCATTGTAATCAGTTTTTTTTGAAGATTATTGAATTAAAACTCATGAGAAGAgagttctttcttcttttctccatCTTTCATTGTTTCGTGTGTCTTTCATCCTTTTTTTCCAACGATCGCCGCACTATAGGCTGCATCACTTTTGTTAAATTCTTGTATACTCTTTCGAAAAAAAATCTGACTAtattcaaagcatgtttaagaaagATATAACTTTCTTTCCTAATTTTATACTTCTATGCTTTGGATNNNNNNNNNNNNNNNNNNNNNNNNNNNNNNNNNNNNNNNNNNNNNNNNNNNNNNNNNNNNNNNNNNNNNNNNNNNNNNNNNNNNNNNNNNNNNNNNNNNNGATCAGATATcactatatccatatccatatttgtgttGTTTGACAAATACAAATACGGATGTGGATATTAGTCGGATGCAAAAATGCATATCAATATGTTTTTTAAACGGATACGGATACAAATTGGATACTGcaagtatggatataaatatggatataagtcaGATAACTAAATTTTATGACCATATAATGAAAGAGATTACTAAGTAGATGATAAATCAGATTAATAGCATATTgatatggttatatattttcctTAAAAGGTCATAGGTAcgatataaattaaatatgattactaatcagatattcggatacggattagatatccatatccatatccatttttctttgacaGATGTGGATACAGATACAGCTATCAGTCGGATgctcaaatttttatctatatctgAATCGATTCGAATACAATGGATAATATCTAGTCCACCTTGACCCTACTTTATAACAAAAGGACACATACAAAACAACATATTAAGACAAGGTTAAAGTTTTGAagtcaaagaaaaaaagaatttgGTTGGATTGCTGTTGCTTGATTTCAAGTTTCTCTTGCATATATTTTCAGCAATAAGGTTTGCTGCAAAGCACCACAAAAAAAGGAAACATGTTAATAAAATATgaatatattgaaattatcaaGAGTAAAGGGGGAAAGGAAATAAACAATGGACTAACTTGTTCTGTGTTAGAATAATGTTTCTTTAGATTCTCTATTCATGTAGCtatcttacatatggacttgcAATCATCCTTCAAAGGAGCTAGAAAAGAGGGATGTTGGTGTTAGCAATAAGAGGATTGTGCAGTGTTAAGTGAGGGTGGAGTGATAGAGTACCAGCCCTGGATGAGTTCAGGATTGGGCATGATGGCTGAGTAGAGTGAGGGATTTGGGTTTAGGATTACATGGGGCGTTAGATCCTCCTTTCCCCAATTACCCATGCTTATCAACATCCTAGAAGAAAGTTTTCTACTTGAATAAATTAGTTTTTTTGTAAATATGATTGTTGAAAGAATTGGCCGCCTCGATTCAGCGATCAAACCAAGGGGCTTTATATAATAGGCACACAAAAAACAACTTCCTAAGTTACCCTTATTACAATACAAGCACAAGATAACTAATCAAGGGTAAAATAGGTAAGGTAAATAAGGCAAcataaaataactaaaataacaAAGTCTCAACACTCCCTCTCAAGTTGGAGTATATAGATCTTGCAAACCCAGCTTGAAGCAACAACTCTGAAAGGATTGTTTGGATAATGCCTTAGTGAATATATCTGCAGTTTGATTAGTTGAGCGAACAGAAGGTGTAGTCACCAGCTTCTTGAGAATAGCATCACGAACAAAATGGTAGTCCACTTCAATATGTTTAGTCCGTTCATGAAAAATTGGATTTGAGGCAATGTAGATGGCTGATTGATTGTCACAGAACATTTCCATGGGTGTAGAATGAGAGAAGCCAAGTTCAAGTAAGAGATTTTTTAACCACATGAGTTCTCCAACTGTATGGGCCATAGCATGATATTCGGCTTCTGAGCTGAAACGAGCAACAGTACTTTGCTTTTTGCTTTTCCAAATAACTAGATTGTCACCTAAGAAGGTGCAATAACCCGTAGTGGAATGTCTATCTTCACATGATCCAGCCTAATCAGCATCAATAAAGGCAGTAAGCTGATAATGACTATTCTTTTGTAAGTAAGCCCTTTTCCAGGGCAGCTCTTTAGATATCTTAACATCCGACATGCAGCTTCCTAATGACAAACTCTAGGTGCATCCATAAACTGGCTCAGGACACTAACAGTGAATGAGATATTAGGCCGAGTCATGGTAATATGGATCAACTTGCCAATCAGCCGTCTATAGTGTGCACAGTCTCCAAACAAATCACCCTCTTCAGTTGTCAGCTTAAGGCTAGAGTCCATTGGAGTTTCAGCAGGTTTGGAATCTAGCACACCAGTCCCTTGTAATAAATCAAAGGTATACTTGCGTTGAGATAGATTTAGTTTGTTCTTAGTACGGACAACTTCAATACCAAGGAAGTAGTGCAGTGATCCAAGGTCTTTTATCTGAAATTTATTCTTAAGCCACTGTTTAGTCTGAGTAATTATCTGCAAGTTATTCCCTGTCACaatgatatcatcaacataaaccacAAGTATAACCACACTATTATCTTGATAACATACAAATACAAAATGATCGGCATAGCATTGGGTAAAATCATATTGACCAATGGTCCTGTTGAATTTATCAAATTAGGCCCTTGGTGACTGCTTAAACCATAGATAGTTTGTTGCAGTCTGCAAACTTTCTTGTCCTCCCCCTGAACCACACAATCTGGAGGTTGGTCCATATACACTTCTTCTAGTTCACCATAGAGAAAGGCATTTTTAACATCTAGTTGATGAAGAGGCCAATCTAGATTTATAGCAAAAGAAAGAATTACTCTCACAGAGTTCAGCCGAGCTACCGATGAGAAGGTTTCAAAGTAATGCACTCCATATGTCTGTTTAAACCCTTTGGCAATAAGTCTTGCCTTGAGTCTCTTAACTGATCCATCAGGTAGGTACTTGACTGTATACACCCAGCGACATTTCACGATTTTCTTTCCAGGAGGTAAAGTAACAAAGTCTCAACAATGATATAAGGGCATTCTTGAAAGACCTGATTATTCGAACTTGCACAGATTTAATTCTATAGTCTTTCTTCATTGGGCTATGACTATAGATGATTATTTATGTATATTAAGGAGGGAAAAGGTTTATAAAAACCTATTTGAATTATTCAACATGCCTATGATTGTAAAATTAAAGGCTATTTGTCTGATGAACAAATAATTGACATGGAAGATGAGTTGAAACTCAAACTAAAACCATTTTCCTATTTCATaagcaaatcacatctgattttttctttttcacttctTGAACAAGGGTGTAAAATGGTGGAGAGTACATCTAGAATTACTAAACTCCTTGGAATTGCTTACATGGTATTCTCTCATATTAGTACAACATTAGAAAGTTGAATATTAGCATCAGATGTCAAGATCATTTATGTGTACTTCGACAAAACACATCAGCAAATTTCAAACAGTTCTTTCGTATGTCTAGTGTTCCATAGGAGAGAGGGAACAAAATACTTCAAGTTGATTGATGGGGGCAGTAATCAGATCGAATTTTAAtgctagaattgagaattgatggAAAACAAGACTGTATGCTTCACAGCGTAAGATCACAAATACATGTATAGGTGTAGTGCATGGAGGCAATTTACCATAAATGCCCCCACTGGGTTTCTACAAGTTTGAGATGGCCAGCAAGACCTAGAGTGGAAAAAGGGAACCTTAAGAAAATCTTGAAGATCAAGACAATATCAATTATACCTAAGTTCAGTAGCTGTACTTTGGCATATTTTGATGGTTCTATGATGGAATAGGCTGATTTGTTGCAAACAATAAATACTGCTCTATCAGTGGTAATAGTTAGACAGATAGGTGACATCTTGCACATCAAATTTGTCATCCGAGGCATCCTTAGGTTTTGCTTGGGGTGATGAGGTACAATTCTGTAACAGTGAGTTTGATTGGATTGCCATATCATCAACTTAATATTAGCCTACCTATACTTTTTCTTCATTTCATCTTCTCATGAAATGACTTGCTGGCTTCCTTCCCATCTCGAAAACAACAACCTGCCTGAAGTGATCCATGTAATTCATAGATGTCCAAAGATCCTTCTATATCATTAGGATTATCAATGGAATCTTTGACTTGAGACATCCCAATTCTTGGAAGCAGTTGTGACTACTAGCAATTGAAGGTCTAGTTAGCAGAGGGCTCCTGGAATGGATGTATAGGAAGAAGAGGTGCTCTAGTTTTGTCTTCATATTTCAGATCCTCAAAACTTTCTCGTCTATGATGTTCTTCAAGTTGTTGCGGAAAAAGAATTTGTTTATGTGGCCCTCTTTTATGATGGCTTTGCATGTTTCTTTGCATTTAAATCTTGATTGGCCCTCTTTTAAGAAAATTCTTTCACATTTAATCTTGAATGAGAATCTGCATGTTTGCAACTGTTTTGTGTATTTTCTACACTAGGGGTTCCAAAAAGAGACAAAGAATAGGTTGTGAGGGTTTTCTTGTTTGACCATGTGCTTTGCAAGTAAGAGAAATGAAAAAGCTGAAAGTGAAAGAACTTTCTTAATCTTCAGAGCAATCTGCTGCTTTCTCTCCTCCCTCACTCTCTCAAGgttcctcctctcttctcaatTGTTATATCATTGTTATCTGCATGAAGACATGCTGATAGTAGGTATCTTGCTGCTGTGTTCCCTGAGTTGGTGCATGAAATTGGTTATTTTCAATCCCCTCAATATCCTGTACTCTCCAACATGAGATCAGGACATTAATTGGACTTGACCTATTAATTTGTTCATAAATTTATCATCTTCCTGCTCCAAGAATTTCTGGGCAATAGCTCTTTTTATTAGTTGGATCCATCTACTTCTGTTTTAAAGCTTCTGAAATCCTATGTGATCTAAATCTGTAATATTCTTCACCTAAATCTAGTATTAATGCTTGTGAAAATGCCAGGACAGCACTCCTATAAAAACTATCTATTCCTTATATGGGTTCTTCAAAACCCTAGTTCATGCATCTTTATAGTCCTTTGCAGCCCTCGACACTGATACTGTTTTCTTTTTCCCAATCACATATAATAGTTATCTCCCTAGAACTTCCCATTTTTAAGCAACATGCATGTTATCTCTCTTTAGTTGGCAGTGTCATGATTGATGACCTTGTTTCGTTTCTGTTCTGTTTGTATCTTTACTAGGTCAATTTCTTCTGAAATAAAGCAAAGTAGTTTTCCTGTTTGATTTTGTGGATAGTTTATTTTGATTTTGTTTAGTgtttgtaattttaatttttgagagAAGTATTAGTAGTTTTTATTAACAAAGTTTCTGCATATAAGCTTTTTGGATATATCTATAGGAGATGGCATTTTGTGGCAAAGTTTCAAGCTTGATTAGGCAAAGTGTTTTGAAAATTTCTGTCCCATCTGGACCTCTTCCGTCAACACACATGCTCAGTGCTATCCGCAGTTTTACATCTACAAGACTCTTCATTGGAGGTTACTCTACTTTTCATGATAATTGTTGTGCACAAGTCTACAATCATATGTCCAAAGttcttttttaattgattttttttttgcctgtTTGCTATCACATATTGTCAGGTCTTTCATTTGGAATTGATGATCAAACACTAAAGGAGGCATTTAGCAGTTTTGGGAATGTAACTGAAGGTAAATACCTTTCAATCAGTGCTCCTGAACATCTCAGCTAAGCCATCAATCTGCCAAAATTTAGTTGACAAATTTAGAATCTCAAGTTGGAAGTAGAGTTCATTTGGAATTGAATGAGAGGAATAGATTCTATCACTGTAACACTATTGATTCTTTTGATCCTTTTTGGTTGGCAAGCAGAACATGCCAAACTTTCTGTAGGGTATATCTCCAATCTATTATATAAGGATGTTGTTCCTACCTACTACATAGGTGGAACAAAGGCTCAGTTCTGGGAATGCACATAAGAGTCGAACGTGTAGGTTACCTACCTACCACATTTGTCATGCCGATGTAAAACCACTCTCTAGTGCAACTATTGTATTGCACTATGAGGGATTCATGTGAAGATTGAGATATGTATCGAGGTCATCATGGATGGCAAATGGGGATGTCAATGTATGAAAGCCTATCCCACTACAGTGTACACATAATTCAGTTTTTATATGGTGTATCTAGGGATTGTAATGTTTTGTTGTTTATGATGCAGCACGAGTTATCCTGGACAGAGACACTGGCAGGTCTCAGGGGCTTTGGGTTTGTGAATTTCGAAAGTGATGAAGATGCCAGCGCAGCTATGTCTAGCATGGATGGTCGGGTATGCAAGTTTCAGTTCCAATTGCACCTGTCCACAAACTCATTATACAACCTCTcattagatgttaatttaatcatTCTTTCAATATTTTCAGGAACTGAATGGAAGGACCATTCGCATAAGCTATGCTAATAGTGATAGACAACCAGCTCGTTTCGGTGATTACAGTGGCAGGAGCAATAGAGGGTTTCAAGGGAATGGGGATTCATAGACTAGACCAGCTGATGATGGATATTGAAGGCTTTAGTTAAAGTCTTGAATGTATATAGAGGGGTATGCTATTTGAGTCATGTTTGTCTGTTTGGATCTGTGGAGCAGCCTTCAGTTATCTTGATTCAGAGTAAACTAATTAAACCTGCAAACTGGTCTCAAGAGTCAGTTTTAACTATAATATACTCATGTAATTGTTTTGGCCAATGGTGGGTTGCATTTCATCTGTGTGATTCATAAGCTACATGTGGGCATTTCACCTGGTTTAATCTCAGGCTGGTACAATATTGGGACAGGTTGTGATAAACCGAATAGGACCAGAACCACTGAAAAGAAGGCAGGGTAAAAAATCAAAGAAAGTTGTGTCATAGAATTCTAGGTTGTTCCAGCTATCAGGATGCAATCATTTCATTCTGTCCTACTTCATGCCAAATAAGAGAGTTTGGATGTCCTGGTCTATGGTAGAACTAGTGCCCTAGGGTGACTTACTGTTGTATCACTGATGCCATGGTTGTTAGGGCATATTGGGGTGTGAATCTTGAGATGATGTTTTATCTTCTCATCTCCATCAGATTACAATCTTTTATGTATCATTTCTACAAATGAAACAAGTAGTTTATTACTTATGGTTCTGCATAATTCAACGGTGCCCTATTCATGATTATGATAAGAATTTGTCTCTAGTCCTATTCATGATTATGATAAGAATTTGTCTCTAGTTTTTGGTTGGTGACCTTTTTGCTCACACTTGCACAAAAATGTGGATTTGAATTTTGTGGGTTATCTCATGCATCTTTGTATGTCATGTGTGTGGGTTATTCCTTCTCTTGATGCTGTCATTCCGTGTCCAAGGCCTGTTTGGGCGCACAGGCATGAATTACTAATGGATGGCAAATTTTGAAGAACTATTCTTATCCGTGGAAGAATCATACGGAAAAATTTTACCTGGTTTCTCTGGAGATCTACCATCTGCTTGGTAGGAGAGCTCGCAACCATCTCTCTTTCCCAACTACCAAAGAGCTTCCCACCTCATCCCCACCTCCACCCTTCCTTACCCCAAGTCCAGATACAAAACAGGACCCTAATTAGCTAGAATAATCTAATGGTGAACTTTTTTAGGAGGAAATCAACAATGCCAAGATCATAAGTGGAAATAACCTTTTGGAAGACTTGCCAATGACGCAATGAAGTCTGAGATGCATTATAGCCGATGGTAATCCTCCTACCCTCCAAAGATCTTGGAGCATTATTCCAAGATCAAGGAGCCGAGTCCGACTTAAAGACACAAACCAAGGCATCTGGTAGTAGATCTATCACCATCCGATGGCATTGGACAACAATATACCCACCATCCAAACCCTTCCACCAATATCTAGGTCACTATCCGAAAGAAATTTATTCTAGGGCACCTTTTCAATGAGAGTTGCTTTATTGTGATTTTGTAGAGCTACAACTTTTAGTTATTCTCAAACTCTAAGGGTGCTCAGTCGATCATTTTACTTGTTAGGGATCCTAGAGACTATGCACATCCTAATATAAGCTCTATTTTGATGAGTCAATGAAAGTTTTTTATTTTGATCCGTTAATGAAAGATTCTTTTCTTTGCACGGTGGAGTCTACGTAGGTTCGAGTAGATTTTAGGAATGAGGGCGCGGCCAATTTCTGGAGTGTTTGGTTGTGACATGCTTTAAGATATCAATTGGTGAAGCTCTTGGCAAAAAGAAGCCCTTTTGGTAGGGAAGTGATTAGTCCTCCGTTTCCCTAGCCTATTAGATcataaaatcataattatttCTCACTTCTAGATTAGACTAATTATAGATCGTTAGTCTTTTGCTGTTTCATTCTGATGCTTACTTCATGCCTTTCTTATCAGCATTAGTGGATTCTGGTATTAAAGCTCTATCCTTTAGAGTAATTTTATGCTTATGATTTTCCTTTTAGATCATTGATTGCttatataatgcatgcatagttaATTAGGGTTCTGATTTGAGTTTGATCTAGAATTTTAGTTAGATAAGAAAGTAATTCTAGTtgcttttaaattttaattgcttTCAGGCTCATAGTTTTCCTCAAACTCTACTTGCTCTCAAATAGCTTTCGaaacttttaatttgatttcaagTACAAGTGAAGTATATTTCTTGGAGATGGACTGTAGATCCTAATGCTTGATGTTTACTAGTTGGATTAGGTCTTGAGCAGTCTATAGAGTTCTACCTTCTAATAGAAGTTTACTTCTCTCAGGATCATTTGGTGTCAACTACTATTAGAGTATTTGACCAGAGTTACTTTTTGCCAGAAGAAAACTATTGACTATTTCTCCTCTCATTGTTAATTTTTTGCTTGGCATGCGCCTTCATAGCGGCTCTGCAAACTCACTATAGTCCAACACCACCATTAGCATTAAGCCTTGTTACCCATGGATCCAAATTACAACATGAACTCTAGGGTTGAAATGCCTT from Elaeis guineensis isolate ETL-2024a chromosome 9, EG11, whole genome shotgun sequence includes these protein-coding regions:
- the LOC140851708 gene encoding LOW QUALITY PROTEIN: glycine-rich RNA-binding protein 4, mitochondrial-like (The sequence of the model RefSeq protein was modified relative to this genomic sequence to represent the inferred CDS: deleted 1 base in 1 codon) → MAFCGKVSSLIRQSVLKISVPSGPLPSTHMLSAIRSFTSTRLFIGGLSFGIDDQTLKEAFSSFGNVTEARVILDRDTGRSRGFGFVNFESDEDASAAMSSMDGRELNGRTIRISYANSDRQPARFGDYSGRSNRGFQGNGDS